The Aquila chrysaetos chrysaetos chromosome 16, bAquChr1.4, whole genome shotgun sequence genome has a segment encoding these proteins:
- the SLC5A12 gene encoding sodium-coupled monocarboxylate transporter 2 yields MSNFVAPQVKKFVAWDYVVFAALFLVSASIGVFFAVKERKKKTSKEFLVGGKQMTCGPIAFSLTSSFMSAVTVLGTPSEVYRYGASFVLFFLSYALVIIFTAELFLPVFYRSGITSTYEYLELRFNKIVRLAATLIYILQTILYTGIVVYAPSLALNQVTGFDLWGSVVATGIVCTFYCTLGGLKAVVWTDAFQMIVMVVGFVTVLIRGTTLNGGSTKVWEVAYEGSRLNIFDFDVDPLRRHTFWTIVIGGTFTWLGLYGVNQSTIQRCISCKSEKHAKLALYLNLLGLWTVLVCAVFCGLVMYSHYKSCDPWTADFISAPDQLMPYFVMDIFSSMPGVPGLFVACAFSGTLSTVAASINALATVTFEDLVKKCFPNLSEKISTWISKGLCILYGVLCTSMAAAASLLGGVVQASLSIHGMCGGPMLGLFTLGIVFPCANWKGAIGGLLTGITLAFWAGTGSFIYPAPPTKSIPLQLSTLNCTLANGTEALTTAATTAAPDRPLLADTWYSLSYLYFSAIGCLVCAIAGLLISFITGPSKGEDIPPVLIKPVCNLFCFWSERLKVFLWCGVRHDSPEVDFEKNLHKVIADETGTDDTFKNNINKENKRQFPDYNPEENPFTNMSRETRL; encoded by the exons ATGTCAAACTTTGTAGCTCCACAAGTCAAAAAATTTGTGGCTTGGGACTATGTTGTTTTTGCAGCACTATTTTTAGTAAGTGCTAGCATTGGAgtcttttttgctgttaaagagaggaaaaagaaaacctcaaagGAATTTTTGGTGGGTGGTAAGCAGATGACATGTGGACCAATCGCTTTTTCTCTCACATCAAGTTTCATGTCAGCAGTAACCGTTCTGGGGACACCCTCCGAAGTTTATCGCTATGGGGCATCCTTCGTGCTATTCTTTCTTTCGTATGCGCTTGTCATCATTTTTACTGCTGAACTTTTTCTACCTGTATTTTACAGATCTGGCATTACAAGCACTTATGAG TATTTGGAGTTAAGATTTAACAAGATTGTCCGTCTTGCTGCAACATTGATCTACATCCTGCAGACG atcCTTTACACGGGAATAGTGGTTTATGCTCCATCACTGGCACTCAACCAAG TCACTGGATTTGATCTCTGGGGCTCTGTAGTTGCAACAGGAATTGTCTGCACTTTCTATTGCACTCTG gGAGGATTAAAAGCTGTTGTCTGGACAGATGCATTTCAAATGATCGTCATGGTGGTTGGCTTCGTGACGGTTTTGATTCGAGGAACTACTCTGAACGGTGGATCGACCAAGGTCTGGGAAGTTGCCTATGAAGGATCACGACTAAACATATTTGA CTTTGATGTCGATCCTTTGAGACGACATACCTTTTGGACAATTGTTATCGGGGGAACATTTACATGGCTAGGGCTCTATGGAGTTAATCAGTCCACAATACAGAGATGCATTTCTTGCAAATCGGAAAAACATGCTAAACT GGCACTTTACCTGAATTTATTGGGACTTTGGACAGTTCTGGTGTGTGCGGTATTTTGTGGTTTGGTGATGTACTCTCATTACAAGAGTTGTGATCCTTGGACTGCTGATTTCATTTCAGCACCTGATCAG CTCATGCCGTATTTTGTTATGGACATTTTTTCTTCGATGCCAGGAGTCCCGGGACTGTTTGTTGCCTGTGCATTCAGTGGAACGCTAAG CACGGTAGCTGCCAGCATCAACGCTTTAGCGACTGTTACCTTTGAAGACCTGGTCAAGAAATGTTTCCCAAACCTCTCCGAGAAGATAAGCACGTGGATCAGCAAAGGCTTAT GTATATTATATGGCGTCCTGTGCACTTCGATGGCTGCAGCAGCATCGCTGCTGGGAGGAGTTGTGCAG GCTTCCCTCTCCATCCATGGGATGTGTGGGGGGCCCATGCTGGGATTATTTACCCTGGGAATTGTGTTCCCTTGTGCTAACtggaag GGTGCAATCGGAGGCCTCTTAACTGGGATCACCTTAGCTTTTTGGGCTGGTACCGGCTCTTTCATTTACCCCGCACCACCGACAAAGTCCATTCCCCTGCAACTGTCGACTCTCAACTGCACGCTGGCTAACGGCACCGAGGCGCTGACGACGGCGGCGACGACGGCGGCTCCCGacag GCCTTTGCTGGCAGATACCTGGTACTCCCTGTCCTACCTGTACTTCAGTGCCATCGGCTGCCTAGTCTGTGCCATCGCAGGGCTGTTGATAAGCTTTATAACAG gcCCTAGTAAAGGAGAAGATATCCCGCCAGTGTTAATCAAGCCAGTCTGCAACCTGTTTTGCTTCTGGTCCGAAAGGCTCAAAGTTTTCCTCTGGTGTGGCGTGCGGCACGACAGCCCGGAG gtggactttgaaaaaaatctgcataaaGTTATTGCAGACGAAACTGGAACAGATGACACCTTCAAGAATAACatcaacaaagaaaacaaacgCCAGTTCCCTGATTACAATCCTGAGGAAAATCCCTTTACTAATATGAGCAGAGAAACTCGTCTCTAG